The following are encoded together in the Candida orthopsilosis Co 90-125, chromosome 5 draft sequence genome:
- a CDS encoding Pmt6 protein mannosyltransferase: MSADSTNDAVQYSYEPTAKLFKTMIGDQLEVLQTKVGLVFARDPGNVDFRMTELDTENWTNIGFEEAEPLIKEAYSYWFDRMGLDEAVTFTETCHKICSLKFDYRPIRETLTVQCKRALNEVVQDYCSFVKAAWKGIVPYAFLMNNFISIKFSFQLCQIDFPVESATDVTETTNDVYSLKKYQISKDILDRITIRSFYNAETAPIFQLPTDDVGSKECHFSVVLSHWLRPFFNMMKGQGIQQPTIRTTTLNQATTWAEPDWDFEAQSNENFFAELKRAGLSSFCNGSGDHLKILAQVGIYLRACKVNMGFVVTPLTISRIGFNVPEDSKELEGSSSGDTSHSVTPLEIDVFNHASHLEGGLLTAWFSMLKAKPLRTLSESELQQLEVTLQNLKTMIIEKKEQKQKKRNKTVGKTRKKARKQ; the protein is encoded by the coding sequence ATGTCCGCAGATTCCACGAACGACGCTGTTCAATATTCCTATGAACCTACTGCCAAGTTGTTTAAAACTATGATTGGTGACCAATTGGAGGTGCTTCAAACCAAAGTTGGGCTCGTGTTCGCCAGAGACCCAGGGAACGTTGACTTCAGGATGACTGAGTTAGACACCGAGAATTGGACAAACATAGGCTTTGAGGAGGCCGAACCATTAATTAAAGAAGCATACAGCTACTGGTTTGATCGAATGGGCCTTGACGAAGCCGTTACCTTCACAGAAACTTGCCACAAGATCTGCTCATTGAAGTTTGACTACCGACCAATCAGAGAAACCTTAACAGTTCAATGCAAAAGAGCATTGAATGAAGTGGTGCAAGATTATTGCTCCTTTGTTAAAGCAGCTTGGAAAGGCATTGTGCCATACGCTTTTCTAATGAATAACTTCATATCAATAAAATTCTCATTTCAGTTGTGCCAAATTGATTTCCCTGTGGAAAGTGCTACAGACGTTACCGAAACTACCAATGATGTGtattcattgaaaaaatacCAAATCAGCAAAGACATCTTAGACAGGATTACCATCAGATCATTTTACAACGCAGAAACTGCACcgatttttcaattaccAACAGATGATGTTGGCTCTAAAGAATGCCACTTCAGTGTCGTGCTTTCCCATTGGTTAAGACCATTCTTCAACATGATGAAAGGACAAGGGATACAACAGCCAACTATCAGAACGACAACCCTAAATCAAGCAACCACATGGGCCGAGCCAGATTGGGATTTTGAAGCTCAAAGCAACGAAAATTTCTTTGcagaattgaaaagagcTGGACTAAGCTCTTTTTGTAATGGAAGTGGAGATCACCTAAAAATATTGGCACAAGTGGGTATTTATTTGCGAGCCTGCAAGGTCAACATGGGATTTGTTGTAACCCCATTGACCATTTCCCGGATCGGGTTTAACGTTCCTGAAGATTCCAAAGAATTGGAGGGGAGCTCGAGTGGAGACACTAGCCACTCAGTCACCCCATTAGAGATTGATGTATTCAATCACGCATCACACCTCGAGGGAGGGCTACTTACTGCATGGTTTAGCATGTTGAAAGCAAAACCCCTTAGAACATTGTCTGAGTCAGAGTTACAACAGCTTGAGGTGACTCTTCAGAACTTGAAAACAATgataattgaaaaaaaggaacaaaagcagaaaaaaagaaacaaaacgGTTGGAAAGACAAGAAAGAAGGCACGAAAGCAATGA
- a CDS encoding Pmt6 protein mannosyltransferase (incomplete, gene ends within a gap in the genome sequence; similar to C. parapsilosis CPAR2_301980 and C. albicans PMT6; required for virulence in mice and for adhesion to endothelium) — MSTSIDGTIGGSTSSGYSNNVHESAIRRKHISLNQHLFNGSTETSHEDDEIKDIIEKTSRLQIQSQSPTRSAFIKYISPLTLTALSALVRIYHIDAAKYVVWDEAHFGKFGSYYLKREIYFDVHPPLGKLLVALSGYLTGYDGTFEFESGKEFPDSMDFVFMRVFNCIFGILVTPLAYRTAVLAGFDQWTCWFISLSVVFEQLSLTLSKFILLDSMLLFFTVFTFFCLINLHKVCSERKEMSQEGFKWFLLTGIAIGCVCSVKWVGLFVTVLVGLYTVYDLMMKFFQLTSTDTMNLTTYIKHWALRGTSLIVVPVVIYMLAFKVHFMVLNHTGPGDGSISTLLQASLIGNNLQFGPRTVASGSIVTIRSQGLSPNLLHSHAHNYPEGSGEQQITTYGFKDDNNEFEIE; from the coding sequence ATGTCAACTTCTATTGATGGGACAATAGGTGGCTCGACATCCTCTGGCTATTCCAACAACGTCCATGAGTCTGCCATTCGCAGAAAACACATCTCTTTGAATCAACACCTATTCAACGGTTCTACAGAAACCTCCCATGAAGACGATGAAATCAAGGACATTATAGAGAAAACATCCAGGTTGCAAATACAGAGTCAGCTGCCCACACGCTCGGccttcatcaaatatatTAGTCCCTTGACTCTAACTGCATTATCAGCATTGGTTCGAATATATCATATAGATGCAGCCAAGTACGTGGTATGGGATGAGGctcattttggaaaatttggTTCGTACTActtgaaaagagaaatttattttgatgTCCACCCTCCATTGGGCAAGCTTCTTGTTGCTCTATCTGGCTATTTGACAGGATATGACGGAACATTTGAGTTTGAAAGTGGGAAGGAATTCCCCGACAGTATGGACTTTGTCTTTATGCGGGTGTTCAATTGTATATTTGGTATACTTGTTACTCCCTTGGCTTACAGAACTGCAGTGCTAGCGGGATTTGACCAATGGACTTGTTGGTTTATATCATTACTGGTTgtatttgaacaattgtcACTAACTTTGTCCAAATTCATCTTGCTTGATTCGATGTTGCTTTTCTTCACTGTGTTTACATTCTTTTGCTTGATTAACCTCCACAAAGTGTGTCTGGAGCGGAAAGAGATGTCCCAGGAGGGTTTCAAATGGTTTCTACTAACAGGAATAGCGATTGGTTGTGTTTGTTCAGTGAAATGGGTTGGACTATTTGTGACTGTTTTGGTGGGATTATACACGGTTTatgatttgatgatgaagtttttccaattgacATCGACTGATACAATGAACTTGACAACATATATTAAGCATTGGGCATTGAGAGGAACGTCATTAATTGTTGTACCCGTTGTGATATATATGCTTGCTTTCAAAGTTCACTTTATGGTATTGAACCATACTGGCCCTGGTGACGGATCTATATCTACTTTACTACAAGCATCGTTAATAGGGAataatttgcaatttgGACCCCGAACTGTTGCTAGTGGCTCAATTGTAACTATTCGATCACAAGGTTTGTCTCCCAACTTGCTACACTCACACGCCCATAACTATCCTGAAGGATCAGGGGaacaacaaatcaccaCGTATGGTTTTAAAGACGATAATaatgagtttgaaattgaa
- a CDS encoding Ipk1 protein (S. cerevisiae homolog IPK1 has inositol pentakisphosphate 2-kinase activity, has role in inositol phosphate biosynthetic process, nuclear-transcribed mRNA catabolic process, non-stop decay and localizes to nucleus) encodes MEIYKITSPKEWSYFANGSANILFKYTGTNDYLTHKLLRLRLLKEDEEYISTCELYDFIELKCKHLFPKQIIDIQLIVLTSEFVRGLDSAGFKLQLNERYGLLIPNILDGNYTKIALSKHCQLYLGSDDINTTIGNQQQQSRQNENNHTRNKADYSSLTQDISSLTTGPDSQQRPPINNNNNNNNNNNNIIPNGHPMNENIANFPLTSHGTINSIIFEIKPKWLYDNKSSNYCRTCSLNQLRNVPRHFCPLDLLYPTTIDQGLDDIFSKIPKEIIDLIEVENNFPLKQLFCQFLSNPDHNVFAKLKQYQKINNKNDLIENLTSSSDVSQNLSLVMTLRDVGLFIKFEKYDRNNDIHNSHNNINNLITLPTASPTHINGGFGGAYQTTPSSESSHTYRDQDQSQIQDSAKRQEESGRKYLVTCNIYDLDLKSRMKYKYWLQVEHELQGIYNSNNPNWRHCCKYGSLENTNS; translated from the coding sequence ATGgaaatatacaaaatcacTTCACCTAAAGAATGGTCTTACTTTGCAAACGGATCAGCCAATATCTTATTCAAATACACTGGTACTAATGACTACCTAACTCACAAGTTATTACGACTACGTTTACtaaaagaagatgaagaatatATTAGTACTTGTGAATTATATGATTTTATCGAATTGAAATGTAAAcatttgtttccaaaacaaattattgacattcaattgattgtcTTAACTTCTGAATTCGTTAGAGGGTTAGATAGTGCTGGATTtaaacttcaattgaatgaacGATATGGATTGTTAATTCCAAATATATTGGATGGAAATTATACAAAGATTGCCTTGCTGAAACATTGTCAATTATACTTGGGTAGTGATGATATTAATACTACTATTGgtaatcaacaacaacaactgaGACAGAATGAGAACAATCACACACGCAATAAGGCAGACTACTCTTCATTGACTCAAGATATTAGTCTGTTAACTACTGGGCCGGATTCACAACAACGGCCACCCAttaataacaacaacaacaacaacaacaacaacaacaatattatTCCCAATGGTCACCCAATGAATGAAAATATTGCCAATTTTCCATTGACTTCACATGGTAccatcaattcaataatctttgaaatcaaaccaaaatGGTTATATgacaacaaatcatcaaattatTGTCGAACTTGTTCCCTTAATCAATTACGCAATGTTCCTCGACACTTTTGTCCTCTTGATTTACTATATCCCACCACAATTGATCAAGGACTAGATGATATTTTTTCTAAAATTCCAAAAGAGATTATAGACCttattgaagttgaaaataattTCCCCTTGAAGCAATTGTTTTGCCAGTTTTTGTCCAATCCCGATCATAATGTCTTTGCCAAATTAAAGCAATACCAAAAGATCAATAATAagaatgatttgattgaaaacttgaCTTCATCGCTGGATGTATCACAAAACTTGTCATTAGTTATGACCTTACGTGATGTGGGATTATTTataaagtttgaaaagtacGATAGAAACAATGATATTCATAATTCtcacaacaatatcaacaatctaATAACTTTACCAACTGCATCACCGACACATATCAATGGTGGTTTTGGTGGTGCTTATCAAACAACGCCCCTGTCAGAGTCATCGCATACCTATCGTGACCAAGACCAATCCCAGATTCAAGACTCAGCTAAAAGGCAAGAGGAACTGGGACGAAAATATCTCGTTACGTGCAACATATAcgatttggatttgaaaagtagAATGAAATACAAGTACTGGTTACAAGTTGAACATGAGTTGCAAGGAATCTATAATCTGAACAATCCAAATTGGAGGCATTGCTGTAAATACGGGAGTCTAGAAAATACTAATTCTTAG
- a CDS encoding Ncp1 NADPH-cytochrome P450 reductase (protein acts with Erg11p in sterol 14 alpha-demethylation in ergosterol biosynthesis): MALDRLDLTVVIVLAVAVTVYFLKSQFFTKPESSGFLHTDTAGGNSRDILATLSKNNKNTLLLFGSQTGTAEDYCNKMSRELSARFGLKTMVADFADYDWDNFGDIKDETLVFFIMATYGEGEPTDNAIEFIDFLDNEADTLSALRYTVFGLGNSTYEFFNAIGRKIDQKLEEKGAERFAEYGEGDDGQGTMDEDFLAWKDGVFDSLRNNLDLEEKELKYEPSLKLEVRDDLTIDDPSVSLGEPDKSYVNTKAGTDLSKGPFDHSHPYLAPITKVKELFFTKERSCVHVEFDLSNSNLKYTTGDHLAIWPSNANEYVELFLKAFDLTEQRDTVFDLKALDSTYQIPFPTPITYEAVIRHHLEISGPVSRQFFLSIAAFAPDEETKTRLTTVANDKQKYAEEITHKKFNIADGLLHLSNGKPWTKVPFEFLIENVQHFTPRYYSISSSSLSEKTHIDITAVVESEAESDGRVVTGVVTNLLKNIEINKNSSSDKPIVSYDLKGPRNKFQNYKLPIHVRRSTFKLPSSSKTPIILVGPGTGVAPLRGFVRERVQQLKNGVNVGSSLLFYGCRNEDEDYLYRDEWPQYAKELGESFELITAFSRANPNKKVYVQDKILEQAKKINQLLQDGAIIYVCGDASHMARDVQSSFAKVLSQERDIELEKAAELIRSLKVQNRYQEDVW; the protein is encoded by the coding sequence ATGGCATTGGATAGATTGGACTTGACAGTTGTCATTGTATTGGCAGTTGCAGTTACTGTATACTTTTTAAAGAGTCAATTTTTTACCAAGCCCGAATCTAGTGGGTTTTTACACACAGACACTGCTGGAGGCAATTCTCGTGATATTTTGGCAACATTGTcgaaaaacaacaaaaacacgTTACTCTTGTTTGGGTCTCAAACAGGTACTGCTGAAGATTATTGTAACAAGATGTCTCGTGAATTGAGTGCTAGGTTTGGTTTAAAGACTATGGTTGCTGATTTTGCTGATTATGATTGGGACAATTTTGGTGATATTAAAGATGAAACTTTGGTGTTTTTCATTATGGCAACTTATGGTGAAGGTGAACCGACTGACAATGccattgaatttattgactTTTTGGATAATGAGGCAGATACGTTGAGTGCTTTGAGATATACTGTTTTTGGATTGGGTAATTCCACTtatgaatttttcaatgctATTGGTAGAAAAATCgatcaaaaattggaagaaaaagGGGCCGAAAGATTTGCTGAGTATGGAGAAGGTGATGATGGCCAAGGAACTATGGATGAAGATTTCCTTGCTTGGAAGGACGgtgtttttgattctttaaGAAATAATTTGGAtcttgaagaaaaagaattgaagtATGAACCAAGTTTAAAATTGGAAGTTAGGGATGATTTAACTATTGATGATCCTTCAGTATCTTTGGGTGAACCAGATAAGTCATATGTTAACACTAAAGCTGGTACTGATTTATCGAAAGGTCCATTTGATCATTCTCATCCTTATTTGGCTCCTATAACCAAGGTGAAAGAGTTGTTTTTTACCAAGGAAAGATCTTGTGTTCACGTTGAGTTTGATCTTTCTAATtctaatttgaaatatacTACTGGTGATCATTTAGCAATTTGGCCGTCCAATGCCAACGAATATGTTGAGCTTTTCTTGAAAGCGTTTGATTTAACTGAACAACGTGATActgtttttgatttgaaagcaCTTGATTCTACTTATCAGATCCCATTCCCTACTCCAATCACATATGAGGCAGTTATTAGACATCATTTGGAAATTAGTGGTCCTGTTTCAAGACAATTTTTCCTTTCAATCGCAGCATTTGCACcagatgaagaaacaaagacTAGATTAACCACTGTTGCCaatgataaacaaaaatatgCAGAAGAGATTACTCACaagaaattcaatattGCTGATGGATTATTGCATCTTTCCAATGGTAAACCATGGACCAAGGTCCCATTTGaattcttgattgaaaatgtcCAACATTTCACTCCTCGTTATTATTCGATTTCGTCTTCGTCATTGAGCGAAAAGACCCATATTGATATTACCGCAGTTGTTGAATCTGAAGCTGAATCAGATGGAAGAGTTGTTACTGGTGTTGTTACTAacttattgaaaaatattgaaattaacAAGAATTCATCTTCAGATAAACCAATTGTTAGTTATGATTTGAAAGGTCCACgaaataaatttcaaaattataaatTACCAATACATGTTAGAAGATCAACATTTAAATTACCTAGCAGTTCTAAAACACCAATAATTTTAGTTGGACCAGGAACAGGTGTTGCGCCATTACGAGGATTTGTTAGAGAAAGagttcaacaattgaagaatggaGTTAATGTTGGCTCATCATTGTTATTTTATGGATGTagaaatgaagatgaagattatTTATATCGTGACGAATGGCCACAATATGCTAAAGAATTGGGtgaatcatttgaattgattactGCATTTTCAAGAGCCAATCCTAATAAAAAAGTTTATGTTCAAGATAAGATATTGGAACAAGCGAAAAAgattaatcaattgttaCAAGATGGGGCTATAATTTATGTTTGTGGAGATGCTAGTCATATGGCAAGAGATGTACAACTGTCATTTGCTAAAGTATTGAGTCAAGAAAGagatattgaattggaaaaggCTGCAGAATTGATTAGAAGCTTGAAGGTGCAAAATAGATATCAAGAAGATGTCTGGTAA
- a CDS encoding Pmt6 protein mannosyltransferase, whose amino-acid sequence MLCLSDLPFQVVQQVFLNINQHQALALAPLHSKLYYAARDKLYQNIYIYGEYIFMAPCNDPSRFKFHKNINNFRTNKYTVISKYVLYKYMSQIRQDVIINHLILYEYDETLIEQVLEHFKSIRAFEVISSFGYNSQGYYAYCEGMAKFMFNDLRAENSFSNTEFIPSPFNPNSFEIPSDIKTSLNLYVNSDFVNWDFLKPFPFITSLTVLLCRRDMLTKDVWNLRLHKLHLHHLMKVVDYTISDVFNTIALRELTIAGYIQIGKVFSNHKLDEEYPQLAQLCLRHDGKETQEFTIRDLLNFTHINLSMLILATKFSNSKTAREISWLCLYFPKASVNWWYEPRRFPIGALGIDNCRVDSAFTNDIYMLSPQLPFGVVGYHFPKVRVFKRTGRYIDTRVNFAQRQSFVFLKKWYTDLELETIYRHFMNERDRYL is encoded by the coding sequence ATGCTTTGTTTATCAGATTTACCCTTTCAAGTAGTGCAACAGGTTTTCCTCAACATTAATCAACATCAGGCGTTGGCGCTTGCACCCCTACATTCCAAATTATACTATGCTGCAAGGGATAAGTTGTACCAAAACATCTATATTTACGGAGAATATATATTTATGGCACCTTGTAACGACCCTTCTCGATTCAAGTTTCacaaaaatatcaacaacttcagaACAAACAAGTATACGGTAATATCCAAATATGTTCTTTACAAATATATGTCTCAGATCAGACAGGACGTAATTATTAATCATTTGATACTATACGAGTATGATGAGACTCTTATCGAGCAAGTTTTAGAACacttcaaatcaattcGGGCTTTTGAAGTAATTCTGTCTTTTGGGTACAACAGCCAAGGCTATTATGCTTACTGTGAAGGAATGGCCAAGTTCAtgttcaatgatttgagaGCGGAGAATTCATTCAGTAATACTGAGTTTATTCCTTCACCATTTAATCCGAATCTGTTCGAGATACCATCAGATATTAAAACATCGCTTAATTTATATGTCAATTCAGATTTTGTAAACTGGGATTTCCTCAAACCATTCCCATTTATAACAAGCTTGACAGTTTTACTTTGTCGTAGAGACATGCTTACCAAAGACGTATGGAATTTGAGGTTGCATAAGTTGCATCTCCaccatttgatgaaagtaGTCGATTATACTATAAGTGATGTGTTTAATACCATTGCACTCCGTGAATTGACCATTGCTGGgtatattcaaattggaaaagtgTTTTCCAATCATAAGTTGGACGAAGAGTATCCCCAACTCGCTCAGCTCTGTTTGAGGCATGACGGAAAAGAAACTCAGGAGTTTACCATTCGGGATCTCCTAAACTTTACACACATAAATTTATCGATGCTCATCCTTGCAACTAAATTTTCCAATCTGAAAACAGCAAGAGAAATTAGCTGGTTGTGTTTATATTTTCCCAAAGCCTCTGTTAATTGGTGGTATGAGCCAAGAAGATTCCCAATTGGGGCGTTGGGAATTGATAATTGCAGGGTTGATTCTGCATTTACTAATGACATATATATGCTAAGTCCACAACTCCCTTTTGGTGTTGTCGGCTATCATTTTCCTAAAGTCCGTGTGTTCAAAAGAACCGGAAGGTACATAGATACGAGAGTCAATTTTGCACAGAGACAGTCATTTGTGTTCTTGAAGAAATGGTACACGGACCTAGAGTTGGAAACGATATATCGACACTTTATGAATGAAAGAGATAGATACTTGTAG